A section of the Roseomonas marmotae genome encodes:
- a CDS encoding CBS domain-containing protein gives MMVIGNILHSKGSEVIAVGPRDSAIDIARTLSRHRIGAVLVRDEAGEIMGIVSERDIVRCMAASAETVAQQSATDLMTKVLHTVTPRTLIVEALAMMTDRRVRHLPVLDGEKRLVGMVSIGDLVKARIAEAELEATELRNYVSTAG, from the coding sequence ATGATGGTCATCGGGAACATCCTGCACAGCAAGGGCAGCGAGGTGATCGCCGTCGGGCCCCGGGACAGTGCCATCGATATCGCCCGCACCCTCTCGCGGCACCGTATCGGCGCGGTACTGGTGCGGGACGAGGCGGGCGAGATCATGGGCATCGTCAGCGAGCGCGACATCGTCCGCTGCATGGCCGCCTCCGCCGAGACTGTGGCGCAGCAGTCGGCCACCGACCTCATGACCAAGGTGCTGCATACCGTCACGCCCCGCACCCTGATCGTCGAGGCGCTGGCCATGATGACCGACCGCCGCGTCCGCCACCTGCCCGTGCTGGACGGGGAGAAGCGCCTGGTCGGCATGGTCTCGATCGGCGACCTGGTGAAGGCGCGCATCGCGGAAGCCGAGCTGGAGGCCACCGAATTGCGGAACTACGTCTCCACCGCCGGCTGA
- a CDS encoding S1 family peptidase, which yields MAMGLGACARMPGPEAGGTPVAQVAATGFAAVQAGGTARGAAVAFDECHVMTCAHVLPGDDAVVLRRGPDGAEVRPLLLRRSRRMDLAVMRVPAGFLLPPPQATDAPLEGEEVWAAGAPALGSPVARGVVEAPDAVMPGFGRGFTARMPALMGYSGGPVVDAGGALMGLTSALPGGQGAGILAFLAGADLDGLVRAERAVFVLSIRRAADEARRLLV from the coding sequence ATGGCGATGGGCCTGGGCGCCTGCGCCCGCATGCCTGGGCCGGAGGCCGGAGGCACCCCGGTGGCGCAGGTCGCCGCCACGGGCTTCGCGGCCGTGCAGGCCGGCGGCACGGCCCGTGGCGCCGCTGTCGCCTTCGACGAATGCCATGTGATGACCTGTGCCCATGTTCTGCCCGGAGATGATGCGGTGGTGCTGCGGCGCGGGCCGGATGGCGCGGAGGTCCGGCCCCTGCTGCTGCGCCGCAGCCGGCGGATGGATCTGGCGGTGATGCGCGTGCCCGCCGGCTTCCTGCTGCCGCCGCCACAGGCCACCGACGCGCCCCTTGAAGGGGAGGAAGTCTGGGCCGCCGGGGCACCGGCGTTGGGCAGCCCGGTGGCACGTGGCGTGGTGGAGGCGCCGGATGCCGTCATGCCCGGCTTCGGCCGGGGCTTCACTGCCCGGATGCCGGCGCTGATGGGTTATTCCGGCGGGCCGGTGGTGGATGCCGGTGGCGCGCTGATGGGCCTGACTTCTGCCCTGCCGGGGGGGCAGGGTGCCGGCATCCTGGCTTTCCTCGCCGGTGCCGACCTCGACGGGCTGGTGCGCGCGGAGCGTGCGGTCTTCGTCCTGTCCATCCGGCGTGCCGCAGACGAGGCCCGGCGGCTGCTGGTCTAG
- a CDS encoding pyridoxal phosphate-dependent aminotransferase, producing the protein MALKVGRGAEAPPFLVMDVISAANARQAALPPGAPGVLRMEVGQPGTGAPRGAAEAAIRALQGGAPLGYTEAFGLRSLREHIAGHYREKYGVAVPPSRIAVTVGASGAFPLAFLAAFDAGDRVAMAAPFYPPYANILTALGMVPQLLPCDASTRFQPTIAMLEALDPRPAGLIVASPCNPAGTMLSRDELAAIAEWCEANGVRLVSDEIYHGLSYGMEESTAAGCSDSAIVVNSFSKYFSMTGWRIGWMVLPEDLVRPVECLAQNMFISAPHIAQVAAEAAFGCAEELEANKAAYARNRALLLRGLPEAGFDRLAEADGAFYLWADIGHLTNDSLDFAARMLAEAGIAATPGIDFDPARGGRFLRFSYCGPEAAVAEAPERLRRWMKR; encoded by the coding sequence ATGGCCCTGAAGGTCGGCAGGGGGGCCGAGGCGCCGCCCTTCCTGGTGATGGACGTGATCTCCGCCGCCAATGCGCGGCAGGCGGCGCTGCCGCCCGGCGCGCCCGGCGTGCTGCGGATGGAGGTCGGCCAGCCCGGCACCGGCGCCCCGCGTGGCGCTGCCGAGGCCGCCATCCGCGCCCTCCAGGGCGGCGCGCCACTGGGCTATACGGAAGCCTTCGGGCTGCGTTCGCTGCGGGAGCACATCGCCGGCCATTACCGCGAGAAATACGGGGTGGCGGTGCCGCCCTCCCGCATCGCCGTCACAGTCGGGGCTTCCGGCGCCTTCCCGCTGGCCTTCCTGGCGGCCTTCGACGCGGGCGACCGCGTGGCCATGGCCGCGCCCTTCTACCCGCCTTACGCCAATATCCTGACGGCGCTGGGCATGGTGCCGCAACTGCTGCCCTGCGACGCCTCCACCCGCTTCCAGCCCACCATCGCCATGCTGGAGGCGCTGGACCCGCGCCCGGCCGGGCTGATCGTCGCCTCGCCCTGCAACCCCGCCGGCACCATGCTCTCGCGCGACGAGCTGGCCGCCATCGCGGAATGGTGCGAGGCCAATGGCGTGCGCCTCGTCTCGGACGAGATCTATCACGGCCTCTCCTACGGCATGGAGGAGAGCACCGCCGCCGGATGCAGTGATAGCGCCATCGTGGTGAACAGCTTCAGCAAGTATTTCTCGATGACCGGCTGGCGCATCGGCTGGATGGTGCTGCCGGAGGATCTGGTGCGCCCGGTGGAATGCCTGGCGCAGAACATGTTCATCTCCGCCCCGCATATCGCCCAGGTCGCCGCCGAGGCCGCCTTCGGCTGCGCCGAGGAGCTGGAAGCCAACAAGGCCGCCTATGCCCGCAACCGCGCCCTGCTGCTGCGCGGCCTGCCGGAGGCGGGCTTCGACCGGCTGGCCGAGGCCGATGGCGCCTTCTACCTCTGGGCCGACATTGGCCACCTGACCAATGACAGCCTGGATTTCGCCGCCCGCATGCTGGCCGAGGCCGGCATCGCCGCCACCCCCGGCATCGACTTCGACCCCGCGCGGGGCGGGCGCTTCCTGCGCTTCTCCTATTGCGGGCCGGAGGCGGCCGTGGCCGAGGCGCCGGAGCGGCTGCGGCGCTGGATGAAGCGCTGA
- a CDS encoding aldo/keto reductase produces the protein MHSITLADGTPIPTLGQGTWRLGERGADRGAEAAVLRLGLDLGLTLIDTAEMYGDGGAEEVVGEAIAGRREEVFLVSKAYPQNASRTQLPLACERSLRRMGTDVIDLYLLHWRGAVPLAETAEAMERLKEQGKIRHWGVSNLDVADLEELGPHLKNCAANQVLYNLEARGVEFDLLPFCQNELMPVMAYSPLGQGGALLRHPVIRRVAERQGATPAQVALAWTLRNPGVISIPKASNEAHLRENLGARLMVLTPEDLLELDSAFPPPRHKRSLEMI, from the coding sequence ATGCACAGCATCACGCTGGCTGACGGCACCCCCATTCCCACCCTGGGCCAGGGCACCTGGCGCCTGGGCGAGCGCGGCGCCGACCGTGGCGCGGAGGCCGCCGTGCTGCGGCTTGGCCTCGACCTCGGGCTGACCCTGATCGACACGGCCGAGATGTATGGCGATGGTGGGGCGGAGGAGGTGGTGGGCGAGGCCATCGCCGGCCGGCGGGAGGAGGTCTTCCTGGTCAGCAAGGCCTATCCGCAGAATGCCTCGCGCACCCAGTTGCCGCTGGCCTGCGAGCGCAGCCTGCGGCGGATGGGGACGGATGTGATCGACCTCTACCTGCTGCACTGGCGCGGTGCCGTGCCCCTGGCCGAGACGGCCGAGGCGATGGAGCGGCTGAAGGAGCAGGGCAAGATCCGCCACTGGGGCGTCTCCAACCTCGATGTCGCCGACCTGGAGGAGCTGGGTCCGCATCTGAAGAACTGCGCGGCGAACCAGGTGCTCTACAACCTGGAGGCCCGCGGCGTGGAATTCGACCTGCTGCCCTTCTGCCAGAACGAGTTGATGCCGGTGATGGCTTATTCCCCCCTGGGCCAGGGCGGCGCGCTGCTGCGCCATCCCGTGATACGCCGGGTGGCGGAGCGACAGGGGGCGACCCCGGCGCAGGTGGCGCTGGCCTGGACGCTGCGGAACCCCGGCGTCATCAGCATTCCCAAGGCTTCGAACGAGGCGCATCTGCGGGAGAACCTGGGCGCCCGGCTGATGGTGCTGACGCCGGAGGACCTGCTGGAACTCGATTCCGCTTTTCCGCCGCCGCGCCATAAGCGGTCGCTGGAGATGATTTGA